A stretch of DNA from Endozoicomonas sp. 8E:
CAGAAAGAAAAGCACCTGAATTATCCATATTGGCAGTGAATGGATAACAGATTGCCCCGGGAATATGACCTGCTTTACTGTCAAGAGGCTCCGATTCGCCGGCAAAACGCTCGGGAGCACGGGCATCAATTAAACGAAAAACTGGACTTTGCAACTGTTCCATAACCTCACTGGCAGAGACTGTCATGCTGTGATTAACATCGGCCATAAAGTCAGAGGGGGTGATAGCAGGTGTTTCAGTCGTTACAGGATAACAGCCAGCAGACCATCTCTTGAAACCACCATGCAAAACCTGAACAGGTTTCACGCCAACCCAGCGTAATTGCCACCATGCACGGGCAGCCTTAGCATGATTACCGTCATCATAAACAACCACATGGGTGGTTTCGCTGATGCCCAGGGTTCTCAAATGTTCAGCAAACACCTCTGCCTCCGGCAGAGGATGCCTGCCGGTTTTCCCGGGAACCACTGGAGCAGAAAGATCTTTCTCGAGATCGATGTATCGAGAGCCGGGGATATGTCCCTGACGGTAAAGCGTCTGTCCCAGTTTGGGGTCGGCAAGACTGAAGCGGGCATCAAGCACAACAACCCCGGGGTCGGTTAGCAGGGTTGCCAGGGTTTCGGGTTCTAAGAAAGGTGACATCTTATAAATCCATCTCAACTTTTAGGGAGATGCTCAAACATCTCGGTGAGAAGACTTCACTGAGGTTCTGGATTATTACTGATCACTTCAGGGGCTGGGTGAAAACCCTGAGTGGAGATTCAGGGTTACTACCCGACTGTCCATGGTAGGTTCACATCCGTGTGAATTTGCTGTCCATGCATCTTCAACATATCAACCTGCTGAAGAGCAGAATGCAGGAAGAAAGCACCAGACTTTGTAAGACATTTCCTACAATTTTGTAATCAATCAATAAGCCCCGGTAAATAATCGTTATATCTCAGTGATCCGGCTCATTCAGCTCGCTCTGATCTACCACTTCGTCGTTGATCAGAACCTTTTCAGACAAAATGTCGCTGATATCCTCAGCTTCATCATCAATAATAATCCGTGTCACATCACCATTGCGCAACGAGAAATCATCGTTTTCTTCAGGTGTCCTGATTTCTGCCTCAGGCTGAGAGGGAGTCTCAACAAGCACATCGTTACTATCTACCTGCCGAGGTTCATCAGCGGGTTGCATCAGATAAAGCCCTGCGGCAACGGCCAGAATTCCAAAGCCAAATACCAGGGCAATCAGATGTTCCTTTCTCATAGCTACTCCATCACAGGGTCTGTGTATGATCTCAAAATCCGGACTATACCGTATCAGACGACAGGACATTGGTCATGCTTCTGTACCCCGAACTGACAGAATGCCCCAAGTGACTTCTCCCCGCCCTGTCGAGGGTTTACAGCTTTTTTGCTAAAAAATTCTAATGAAGGCAAGGATTCACGCAATCCTGAGTCGGTCCTTCAAAACTCTGACCGCAACTTGCTTTTTCAGAGACACCATACCACTATGGTGTAGAACTTTGCTCAATTTGTGGTCACAAGCACGAGTCAGGAGTGCTCTGTCAAACACCAAGAAAAAAGGCATTTTACTGTAGAACAACCTTTATCTTTTCCTGCAGCTTAGTGAATTGAGCTTCACTGTAAAGAGTGTCAAGCCGATAAATAATAACAATTAAACGTTGCCATGAGTCCGATGTATTGCTCCCCGTTCAAGGATGAAGAGCGAAACTCATGACCCTATAAATTATCGAGCCGGAGACAAAATGCCCTCTAACAACTTTTTACTAAGCTGTGTGGTGCCGGTTTTCAATGAAAGTCCGGTCATTGGTCGGTTCATGGAAGCACTGATTAAACAGCTTGAAGAGATCACCGTGCGTCTTGAAATTATTGTGGTGGATGATGGCAGCACCGACAAAACGGTCGAACTGGTCGAACCTTTCTGTGATGACGAGAGGATCAAGCTGATTGAGTTATCCAGAAACTTCGGCAAGGAGACCGCATTGACTGCCGGAATTGATGCTACTTCCGGTGACGCTGTGGTTTTGATCGACGCAGACTTTCAGCACCCTCTGGAAATGATCCCTGTTTTTGTTGATTACTGGCGACAGGGTTACCAGATGGTCTACGGCGTCCGTCAAGACAGGGAAAATGAATCTTTCCTGAAAAAGAAAGGCGCACAAGTTTTCTATCGAATCATGCACTCCAGCACAGGCATTGATGTACCGGCTCACGCAGGCGACTTCCGGCTACTGGACAAGGTAGTGGTCGATGCCCTCAGAGCAATGCCTGAACGCAGTCGCTTTATGAAAGGTATCTATGCCTGGGTAGGTTATAAGAGTATCGGTCTGCCCTTTCAGGTTAGAAACCGGCTGGCGGGGCAATCCGGCTGGGGTTATGGCAAACTGACCAGTCTGGCTCTTTCGGGCATTACAGCATTCACTACTTTGCCACTGAGGATTGTCGGTGGGCTCGGACTGATTATTTCATTCATCTCGGTGTTTTACGCACTCTTTATCATCTTTCGAACCCTTGTTCTCGGCGCCCCCCTGCCGGGCTGGCCCACGGTCATTGTTGCCATCACCTTTATTGGCGGCATACAGCTTTTGTCTCTCTGGTTACTGGGTGAGTACGTTGCCGGTATTTTCTGTGAAGTAAAAAAACGCCCCAAATACTTGATACAGAGACAACTGGGATTCAAAAATCAGAAGGATAGTAATGCAGCCGATTAAGTTTATTGTGACCGGCAGTACTGCTGCAGCTATTCACCTTTCTGTCCTCTGGCTTCTGGTAGACCTGACTCAAGTGAACCCGCTAATGGCCAACCCTGCCGCTTTCATTCTGGCTTTTATCGTCAGCTATCTTGGTCATTCATTGTGGACTTTTAATCACAAGCAACATGTACTTCGCAACACTCTGGTGAAATTCCTGCTGGTTCAATTGCTATGCAGTTTTGTGCTCAATCAGGGGCTTTATACCCTGCTGTTAACCTACACCGGTTTAAATTATCTAATGGCCAGTTTTATCGTCCTGGCAACGATCCCCCTGATCACTTATACCCTGAGCAAATACTGGGCCTTTAAATGAAAAGAATAACACTGTGCGCAGATGATTACGGGATTCACACCGGGGTATCGGAAGCTATTCTGGAACTGGCCATTCTGGGCAGAATTCAGGCCACCAGTTGTCTGGTCACTGGCCCGGACTGGATAAAACAGGCAAACAACCTGACGACCATTCAGGAAAAGATTGATATTGGCTTGCATCTTAATTTAACTGAAGGCAAAGGCCTCAGTTCCGCCTATGTGGACGGGCTCCCCAGCCTGAATCAGGTTTTAATCAAGAGCCATCTTCACCTATTAGACCGGACCGCGCTGCTGGAGGAAGTCACGGCACAATATCAGTATTTTGTCGACGCTACCGGTAAAGCCCCCGACTTTGTTGATGGCCATCAGCACGTACACCATCTGCCCATGATACGTGAAGCCCTGTTATCGGTAATACGCGCCTTTAGGCCCGAGCCTTCTTTCTGGGTGAGAAGCGTTACCCCCATCATCCGTCATGGTGGTGGCCTGAAAAGCTATATTATTGAAGGTTCCGGCAGTAAGAGTCTGACCTGCGAATTGATCAACCAGAGTATCAATACCAATACTTCCTTTGCTGGCGTCTATTCACTGAAACCGAAAGAAAACTATTCTACCCTGATGAAGGCATGGCTCTCTGATTCATACGACAAAGGGCTGATTATGTGTCACCCGGGTAAAACTGCCGACCACATCAATCTGGATCACCCTCAAGCCAGGCAGTTGGAATTTGATTATTTATCGAGCCAAAGATTTTTAGACGACTGTCATCAAACAGGAGTTGATCTGTGCAGAATGAAGCAATGATTGCCGAGCCTTCACCCTCTTCAGTGGTCATTAAGCACCCTTTTCGCTGGCTCAGTCTGATCTGCCTTTTTCAGTTGTTTTTCTGGACCCTGGGCCCCTGGTTGGTCAGAAACACGCTGCACTCTGACACACTAGAAGGCATTGCCTGGGGTAATCTCTGGCAGTGGGGGTATGAAAAACATCCACCACTGGCAGCCTGGAGTGCCGCTTTTTTTTCAAACTTGAGTGCTACCAGCGACTGGCCAGTCTATCTCTTTGCCCAAGTCACTGTGGTCATTGCTTTTGTTGCTGTCTGGCGTCTGGCCAGAGAATATTTAACCGAAGCTGGTGCCCTGTTGGCAGTCTTTCTGTTACAAGGCATTCTCTTTTACAGTAACCGGGTTGAAAGACTGACACCGGATACGCTTCAGCATCCAATCTGGGCTTTACTTGCCCTGACTTTTTATTTCGCAGTGACCCGTCAGTCCCTGACTTATTGGCTGCTGAGCGGAGTCATGTCAGGGCTGGCCATTCTGACTAAATATCAGGTGGCCGTTTTGTTTACGCCCCTGTTTATTGTTCTTTTAATCACCCACGAGGGCAGACTCGCACTTTCCTCCATTGGCCCATGGCTGGGTGGGCTTCTCGCACTGGCTATCGCCTCCCCCCATTTTTACTGGCTATGGGACAATGACTTTGCTGCAGTGAGCTATCTGGGAGAAAACTACGTTGAAAGTGAGCGTTATGGAACCGGTACAAACTGGGACCATCTGATATTTCCTCTGAACTTTATCAGGAATAATCTGGGCAATGTTTTAGTATTTTTTCTTTTAATGATCCCCCTTTTCAAAGCTCCCAGACTCCCTATCCTTTATGATCGTTTCAAAAAAGTTTTTCTAATCGCCATTGCGACAGGTCCATTTGCTTGTACACTCTTGTTTGGACTGGTCACCGGCGAGAAGCTCGTACCCCGCTGGGCTACCCCCTACTTCGTCTGGCTGCCCCTGCTGGTGCTGGTCTGGACTCGTCCATTGATCGATTACCCGCGTTTCAAAAGAGTGGTGTTCTGGTGTTTATTCACCGGGTTATTGTTTGTTTCATTGAGATGCAGCTACCTGCTGTTCAAACCTGTCTT
This window harbors:
- a CDS encoding sulfurtransferase, with the protein product MSPFLEPETLATLLTDPGVVVLDARFSLADPKLGQTLYRQGHIPGSRYIDLEKDLSAPVVPGKTGRHPLPEAEVFAEHLRTLGISETTHVVVYDDGNHAKAARAWWQLRWVGVKPVQVLHGGFKRWSAGCYPVTTETPAITPSDFMADVNHSMTVSASEVMEQLQSPVFRLIDARAPERFAGESEPLDSKAGHIPGAICYPFTANMDNSGAFLSVEQLRKQLGVLMVDGLEPVFYCGSGVTACHNLLAMEYAGMSAAKLFPGSWSEWITDDCRPVATGLS
- a CDS encoding glycosyltransferase family 2 protein, which produces MPSNNFLLSCVVPVFNESPVIGRFMEALIKQLEEITVRLEIIVVDDGSTDKTVELVEPFCDDERIKLIELSRNFGKETALTAGIDATSGDAVVLIDADFQHPLEMIPVFVDYWRQGYQMVYGVRQDRENESFLKKKGAQVFYRIMHSSTGIDVPAHAGDFRLLDKVVVDALRAMPERSRFMKGIYAWVGYKSIGLPFQVRNRLAGQSGWGYGKLTSLALSGITAFTTLPLRIVGGLGLIISFISVFYALFIIFRTLVLGAPLPGWPTVIVAITFIGGIQLLSLWLLGEYVAGIFCEVKKRPKYLIQRQLGFKNQKDSNAAD
- a CDS encoding GtrA family protein, coding for MQPIKFIVTGSTAAAIHLSVLWLLVDLTQVNPLMANPAAFILAFIVSYLGHSLWTFNHKQHVLRNTLVKFLLVQLLCSFVLNQGLYTLLLTYTGLNYLMASFIVLATIPLITYTLSKYWAFK
- a CDS encoding ChbG/HpnK family deacetylase — translated: MKRITLCADDYGIHTGVSEAILELAILGRIQATSCLVTGPDWIKQANNLTTIQEKIDIGLHLNLTEGKGLSSAYVDGLPSLNQVLIKSHLHLLDRTALLEEVTAQYQYFVDATGKAPDFVDGHQHVHHLPMIREALLSVIRAFRPEPSFWVRSVTPIIRHGGGLKSYIIEGSGSKSLTCELINQSINTNTSFAGVYSLKPKENYSTLMKAWLSDSYDKGLIMCHPGKTADHINLDHPQARQLEFDYLSSQRFLDDCHQTGVDLCRMKQ
- a CDS encoding glycosyltransferase family 39 protein, with translation MQNEAMIAEPSPSSVVIKHPFRWLSLICLFQLFFWTLGPWLVRNTLHSDTLEGIAWGNLWQWGYEKHPPLAAWSAAFFSNLSATSDWPVYLFAQVTVVIAFVAVWRLAREYLTEAGALLAVFLLQGILFYSNRVERLTPDTLQHPIWALLALTFYFAVTRQSLTYWLLSGVMSGLAILTKYQVAVLFTPLFIVLLITHEGRLALSSIGPWLGGLLALAIASPHFYWLWDNDFAAVSYLGENYVESERYGTGTNWDHLIFPLNFIRNNLGNVLVFFLLMIPLFKAPRLPILYDRFKKVFLIAIATGPFACTLLFGLVTGEKLVPRWATPYFVWLPLLVLVWTRPLIDYPRFKRVVFWCLFTGLLFVSLRCSYLLFKPVFDEDYWDSVEFVPLRAQMLKAEELWAFHQEDHTENESYIPYLGGLHYHVAELMAYSQNQKTIPFFGLNPAESLWMKEEDFRKKGGIIVMTDGKRYSKEVRQRLEKNYPQAEFLGLFEFEPVTKVKVNNKPKLFVEYYLLRPQKTPDTLAEGIN